A DNA window from Streptomyces bacillaris contains the following coding sequences:
- a CDS encoding alpha/beta fold hydrolase, which yields MVRRIDVTGSDGARLAAWEFADPPKEHTGTVGEGAGHAPGTGQAPGADRAPGADQAPGAPGVLLLHGLMGRASHWAPTARWLSERYRAVGLDQRGHGRSDKPAEGPYTREAYVGDAEAAIEQLGLGPVTVVGHAMGALTGWQLAAKRPDLVRALVICDMRASALGAASQREWTDWFASWPLPFATLADVRKWFGEDDPWVERPNPSRGEFYAEVMTETEDGWRPVFSRRQMLRSRATWVFDAHWEELAQVRCPALVLRGLDGELGRAEAQEMVRVLPRGQYAEVADAGHLVHYDQPDGWRAAVEPFLEQLAEDPRGDREPVAP from the coding sequence ATGGTGCGGCGCATCGATGTGACCGGATCCGACGGCGCACGCCTCGCGGCGTGGGAGTTCGCGGATCCGCCGAAGGAGCACACGGGGACGGTCGGGGAGGGCGCGGGCCACGCCCCCGGAACGGGCCAAGCCCCCGGCGCGGACCGGGCGCCCGGAGCGGATCAGGCTCCCGGCGCCCCCGGGGTCTTACTGCTGCACGGGCTGATGGGCCGGGCCTCCCACTGGGCGCCCACCGCCCGCTGGCTCTCCGAGCGGTACCGCGCGGTCGGCCTCGACCAGCGCGGCCACGGCCGCAGCGACAAGCCGGCCGAAGGCCCGTACACCCGCGAGGCGTACGTCGGTGATGCCGAGGCCGCCATCGAACAGCTCGGGCTCGGGCCCGTCACCGTCGTCGGCCACGCCATGGGAGCGCTCACCGGCTGGCAGCTCGCCGCCAAGCGCCCCGACCTCGTGCGCGCCCTCGTCATCTGCGACATGCGGGCCTCCGCCCTCGGGGCCGCCTCGCAGCGCGAGTGGACCGACTGGTTCGCGTCCTGGCCGCTGCCCTTCGCCACGCTGGCCGACGTCCGGAAGTGGTTCGGTGAGGACGACCCCTGGGTGGAGCGGCCGAACCCCTCGCGCGGCGAGTTCTACGCCGAGGTGATGACGGAGACCGAGGACGGCTGGCGCCCGGTCTTCTCCCGCCGTCAGATGCTCCGCTCCCGCGCCACCTGGGTCTTCGACGCCCACTGGGAGGAGCTGGCGCAGGTCCGCTGCCCCGCCCTGGTGCTGCGCGGGCTCGACGGGGAGCTGGGCCGGGCCGAGGCGCAGGAGATGGTGCGGGTCCTGCCCCGCGGCCAGTACGCGGAGGTGGCCGACGCGGGCCATCTCGTCCACTACGACCAGCCGGACGGGTGGCGGGCGGCGGTCGAGCCGTTCCTGGAACAGCTCGCCGAGGACCCCCGGGGCGACCGGGAGCCGGTCGCCCCGTGA
- a CDS encoding IS630 family transposase gives MARTGRPKAELILSGEERAALEGWVRRRSTPQAWALRCRIILACAEGASNKDVAVRLGSTPHAVGRWRARFVEHRIAGLGDMPRSGGPRTVTDERVAALVTKTLESAPKNATHWSTRSMAKELGLSQSTVSRVWRAFGLQPHRSETFKLSTDPYFVDKVHDVVGLYLDPPERALVFCVDEKSQIQALDRSQPVLPMMPKVPQRVTHDYVRAGTTTLFAALEVATGKVIGSLHRRHRAEEFKKFLIKLDREVPDGLEVHLVLDNYATHKTPAIKTWLLAHPRFHLHFTPTGSSWLNLVERWFAELTNKRIRRGVHKTVQALEKDIRTWIAAWNTDPRPYIWTKTADEILERLASYLNRIPDSGD, from the coding sequence GTGGCGCGTACTGGGCGGCCGAAGGCCGAGTTGATCCTGTCGGGTGAGGAACGGGCCGCGCTCGAAGGGTGGGTGCGGCGTCGGTCCACGCCGCAGGCGTGGGCCTTGCGCTGTCGGATCATCCTGGCCTGCGCGGAGGGCGCTTCGAATAAGGACGTTGCTGTCCGGCTCGGCTCGACGCCGCATGCGGTGGGCCGGTGGCGTGCGCGTTTTGTCGAGCACCGGATCGCCGGCCTGGGCGACATGCCCCGCTCGGGCGGTCCCCGGACGGTGACCGACGAGCGGGTGGCCGCATTGGTCACCAAGACGCTGGAGTCGGCGCCGAAGAACGCGACCCACTGGTCGACGCGGTCGATGGCGAAGGAACTGGGCCTGTCGCAGTCGACCGTATCGCGGGTCTGGCGGGCGTTCGGCCTGCAGCCGCACCGCTCGGAAACGTTCAAGCTGTCGACGGATCCGTACTTCGTCGACAAGGTCCACGACGTCGTCGGCCTCTATCTGGACCCGCCCGAGCGGGCCCTGGTCTTCTGCGTCGACGAGAAGTCGCAGATCCAGGCCCTGGACCGCTCTCAGCCGGTGCTGCCGATGATGCCCAAAGTGCCGCAGCGGGTCACGCACGACTACGTCCGTGCCGGCACCACCACCCTGTTCGCCGCACTCGAGGTCGCCACCGGCAAGGTCATCGGTTCCCTGCACCGCCGCCACCGCGCCGAGGAGTTCAAGAAGTTCCTCATCAAGCTCGACCGGGAAGTGCCGGACGGCCTCGAGGTCCACCTGGTGCTGGACAACTACGCCACCCACAAGACCCCGGCCATCAAGACCTGGCTGCTGGCCCACCCCCGGTTCCACCTGCACTTCACACCGACCGGGTCGTCCTGGCTCAACCTGGTGGAGCGATGGTTCGCCGAGCTGACGAACAAACGGATACGGCGAGGCGTCCACAAGACCGTCCAGGCCTTGGAGAAGGACATCCGGACCTGGATCGCAGCCTGGAACACCGACCCCAGGCCCTATATCTGGACCAAGACCGCGGACGAGATCCTCGAACGCCTCGCCTCATATCTGAACAGAATTCCTGACTCAGGAGACTAG
- a CDS encoding 2OG-Fe(II) oxygenase — protein sequence MTDTAPPNGPLEDRVAAGDWDALTGELDLHGSALTWPLLTPAECAQIAGLYDEDDRFRTTVDMARHRFGSGQYRYFTHDLPDTVRELREGFYPRLLPVARDWAGKLGRPAPWPDTLREWLTMCHDAGQDRSAQILLRYGPGDWNALHRDVFGDMVFPLQVVIGLDAPGTDFTGGEFLMTEQRPRAQTRGSSTTLPQGHGLVFTTRDRPVPSKRGWSNGPMRHGVSTVRSGHRRTLGLVFHDAA from the coding sequence ATGACCGACACCGCTCCCCCGAACGGCCCCCTCGAAGACCGGGTCGCAGCGGGCGACTGGGACGCGCTGACCGGCGAGCTGGACCTGCACGGCAGCGCACTGACCTGGCCGCTCCTCACCCCGGCCGAATGCGCTCAGATCGCCGGACTGTACGACGAGGACGACCGCTTCCGTACGACGGTCGACATGGCCCGCCACCGCTTCGGCTCCGGCCAGTACCGCTACTTCACCCACGATCTGCCCGACACCGTAAGGGAGTTGCGCGAGGGGTTCTATCCGCGCCTGCTGCCCGTCGCCCGCGACTGGGCCGGGAAGCTCGGCCGGCCCGCGCCCTGGCCCGACACCCTGCGGGAGTGGCTGACGATGTGCCACGACGCCGGGCAGGACCGCTCGGCCCAGATCCTGCTGCGGTACGGCCCCGGCGACTGGAACGCCCTCCACCGGGACGTGTTCGGGGACATGGTCTTCCCCCTCCAGGTCGTCATCGGCCTCGACGCGCCCGGAACCGACTTCACCGGCGGCGAGTTCCTCATGACCGAGCAGCGCCCCCGCGCCCAGACGCGCGGCTCGTCCACCACCCTGCCGCAGGGGCACGGACTGGTCTTCACCACCCGCGACCGGCCGGTCCCGTCCAAGCGCGGCTGGTCCAACGGCCCCATGCGCCACGGGGTGAGCACCGTCCGCTCGGGCCACCGCCGCACCCTCGGCCTGGTCTTCCACGACGCCGCGTGA
- a CDS encoding metal-dependent transcriptional regulator, with product MSGLIDTTEMYLRTILELEEEGVVPMRARIAERLDQSGPTVSQTVARMERDGLVQVAGDRHLELTEEGRRLATRVMRKHRLAECLLVDVIGLEWEQVHAEACRWEHVMSEAVERRVLELLRHPTESPYGNPIPGLEELGEKAEADPFLDASMVSLAELDPGAEGKTVVVRRIGEPIQTDAQLMYTLRRAGVQPGSVVSVTESPGGVLVGSSGEAAELDAEVASHVFVAKR from the coding sequence ATGTCCGGACTGATCGACACCACGGAGATGTATCTCCGCACCATCCTCGAACTCGAAGAGGAAGGCGTGGTCCCCATGCGCGCCCGGATCGCGGAACGGCTCGACCAGAGCGGTCCCACGGTCAGCCAGACGGTGGCCCGCATGGAGCGCGACGGCCTGGTCCAGGTCGCGGGCGACCGCCATCTGGAACTGACCGAGGAGGGCCGCCGCCTCGCCACGCGCGTGATGCGCAAGCACCGGCTGGCCGAGTGCCTGCTCGTCGATGTGATCGGCCTGGAGTGGGAGCAGGTCCACGCCGAGGCCTGTCGCTGGGAGCACGTGATGAGCGAGGCCGTGGAGCGCCGGGTGCTGGAGCTGCTGCGCCACCCGACGGAGTCTCCGTACGGGAATCCCATCCCGGGCCTGGAGGAGCTGGGCGAGAAGGCCGAGGCCGACCCGTTCCTGGACGCCTCGATGGTGAGCCTGGCCGAGCTGGACCCGGGCGCGGAGGGCAAGACCGTGGTCGTGCGGCGGATCGGAGAGCCGATCCAGACGGACGCCCAGCTGATGTACACGCTGCGGCGGGCCGGGGTGCAGCCCGGTTCGGTCGTCAGCGTGACGGAGTCGCCCGGCGGAGTGCTGGTCGGGTCCAGCGGGGAGGCGGCTGAGCTGGACGCGGAGGTCGCTTCGCACGTGTTCGTCGCCAAGCGCTGA
- a CDS encoding SIS domain-containing protein — MSDSKLAGQFFDAAIGLLQRVRDEESDNIAAAGTAIADTVEAGGRLFAFGAGHSSLAAQDVVYRAGGLALMNLLTVPGTVGVDVMPATLGSALERVDGLASAVLDSSPATAGDVLVIISLSGRNALPVEMAQNARALGLKVIGVTSVAYAENTRSRHTSGGFLRDHCDIVLDSKIAIGDAELTAPGVEAPFAPASTVVTSAIMQSMMAAAAERLVARGIEPPLLRSGNVDGGHDWNGRVMTEYRERIFYRH; from the coding sequence ATGAGCGACAGCAAGCTGGCCGGTCAGTTCTTCGATGCGGCGATCGGCCTGCTCCAGCGGGTACGGGACGAGGAGTCGGACAACATCGCGGCCGCCGGGACCGCCATCGCGGACACCGTCGAGGCGGGCGGCCGGCTCTTCGCGTTCGGCGCCGGGCACTCCTCCCTCGCCGCCCAGGACGTGGTCTACCGGGCGGGCGGGCTGGCCCTGATGAACCTGCTCACCGTGCCCGGCACCGTCGGCGTGGACGTCATGCCCGCCACCCTCGGCTCCGCCCTGGAGCGGGTGGACGGCCTGGCCTCGGCGGTCCTGGACTCCAGCCCCGCCACCGCCGGGGACGTCCTCGTGATCATCTCGCTCTCCGGCCGCAACGCGCTCCCGGTCGAGATGGCCCAGAACGCCCGGGCCCTCGGGCTGAAGGTGATCGGCGTGACCTCGGTGGCGTACGCGGAGAACACCCGCTCCCGGCACACCTCGGGCGGCTTCCTGCGCGACCACTGCGACATCGTGCTGGACAGCAAGATCGCGATCGGGGACGCGGAGCTGACCGCCCCCGGCGTCGAGGCCCCCTTCGCCCCCGCCTCCACCGTCGTGACCAGCGCGATCATGCAGTCGATGATGGCTGCGGCGGCCGAGCGGCTGGTGGCGCGGGGCATCGAGCCGCCGCTGCTGCGCTCGGGGAACGTCGACGGCGGCCACGACTGGAACGGCCGGGTGATGACGGAGTACCGGGAGCGGATCTTCTACCGCCACTGA